One region of Actinomycetota bacterium genomic DNA includes:
- a CDS encoding ABC transporter ATP-binding protein: MSGKALEAVDLVKDYPRPGAGMRSLLLPAWKRGVVRALDGVSFAVERGTVCGLLGSNGAGKTTFIRIAAGLLLPTSGSVLVWGKDAGGGGTQTRGRLGMAIGEERSFYWRLTGRQNLEFFASLHGMGARATAERTRELAELLGLDEVLDVPFSDHSAGMRQRMALARALLHDPDLLLLDEPTRSLSPEAALPLQCFIREELAGRRGKTVLLATQDMREAERLCRDVVLLHRGHVLFAGPLSRLLEEGRRELGADAALEDIFIHKMEIEEEGYRRGYA; encoded by the coding sequence GTGAGCGGGAAGGCCCTTGAGGCGGTCGACCTGGTGAAGGACTACCCGCGCCCCGGGGCGGGCATGCGCTCCCTCTTGTTGCCGGCCTGGAAAAGGGGCGTGGTGCGCGCCCTGGACGGGGTGAGCTTCGCCGTCGAGAGGGGGACGGTCTGCGGCCTTCTGGGAAGCAACGGCGCCGGGAAGACCACCTTCATCAGGATCGCCGCGGGCCTGCTCCTCCCCACCTCGGGGTCCGTGCTGGTATGGGGAAAGGACGCGGGCGGAGGGGGGACGCAGACCAGGGGCAGGCTGGGCATGGCCATCGGCGAGGAGCGCAGTTTCTACTGGAGGCTCACCGGCAGGCAGAACCTGGAATTCTTCGCCTCGCTGCACGGGATGGGCGCGCGCGCCACCGCCGAGCGCACGCGCGAGCTGGCGGAGCTGTTGGGGCTGGATGAGGTCCTCGACGTGCCCTTCTCCGATCACTCCGCGGGCATGCGCCAGAGGATGGCGCTGGCCCGCGCCCTCCTGCACGACCCGGACCTCCTGCTGCTCGACGAGCCGACACGCTCTCTCTCCCCCGAGGCCGCCCTGCCCCTTCAGTGCTTCATAAGGGAGGAGCTGGCGGGAAGGAGGGGCAAGACGGTGCTCCTCGCCACCCAGGACATGCGCGAGGCGGAAAGGCTCTGCCGGGACGTGGTCCTCCTGCACCGGGGACATGTCCTCTTCGCCGGTCCTCTCTCCCGGCTCCTGGAGGAGGGACGGAGGGAGTTGGGCGCGGACGCCGCCCTGGAAGACATCTTTATCCATAAAATGGAAATAGAGGAGGAAGGTTACAGGAGGGGCTATGCGTGA
- a CDS encoding acetoacetate decarboxylase family protein: MEGDIFGHVAQREVEITGGTCAVPIIYRDVFAAAGIFAAPTPQLRGLLPTSKLVPAEVFPGKGLLAVMAFDYRDTSIGPYRELAVAVPVRYRPRLNPPLLPAMRMAVSFSYEAFVWQLPVTTETALHAGIDIWGYPKFLADITFDEDEEHVTCALVENGEHILTLRVKKSLPRMKTYFDLNTYSVKGDDLLYTSVKGISSSLGRSFRPGTASLILGEHPVSRTLRDIAPGRSIQSMYIPRAQVLLPEADKRLPL, translated from the coding sequence ATGGAGGGAGATATCTTCGGGCACGTTGCGCAGCGCGAGGTGGAGATAACCGGAGGCACCTGCGCAGTCCCCATCATCTACCGTGACGTCTTTGCGGCGGCGGGCATCTTCGCCGCCCCCACCCCGCAACTGCGCGGGCTTCTCCCCACCTCCAAGCTGGTGCCGGCCGAGGTCTTTCCCGGAAAGGGCCTGCTGGCGGTCATGGCCTTCGACTACCGGGACACCAGCATCGGGCCCTACAGGGAGCTGGCCGTCGCCGTCCCGGTCCGCTACCGGCCCCGCCTTAACCCGCCCCTGTTGCCGGCCATGCGCATGGCGGTCTCCTTCTCCTACGAGGCCTTCGTATGGCAGCTCCCGGTGACCACTGAGACCGCCCTGCACGCGGGCATCGACATCTGGGGTTATCCCAAGTTCCTCGCCGACATAACCTTCGACGAGGACGAGGAGCACGTCACCTGCGCGCTGGTTGAGAACGGGGAACATATACTCACCCTGCGGGTAAAAAAATCGCTACCCAGGATGAAGACCTACTTCGACCTCAACACCTATTCGGTTAAGGGTGACGACTTGCTCTACACCTCCGTGAAGGGGATCTCCAGCTCCCTGGGGAGGAGCTTCCGTCCCGGTACCGCCTCCCTTATCCTCGGCGAACACCCTGTCTCCCGCACCTTGCGCGACATCGCCCCCGGCAGGAGTATCCAGAGCATGTACATCCCGCGCGCCCAGGTCCTCCTTCCCGAAGCGGATAAGCGCCTCCCTCTGTAA
- a CDS encoding ABC transporter permease: MRKALAFLKRDFLIEISYRFNFFLSLAGLVVTISVFYFLGKIVDPETVRDSAGDYFSFALVGMAMAMYLRAGLGSFAESVREEQMMGTLEAMLATPTSLTTIVLSSSLWRFVFTSLSVFAFLLVGAAFGVSYAGANVVAALILLALTVAAYAALGIISASFIIVFKRGDPVNWVVSSLSILLGGVFYPLSVLPGWLQALARLLPITWSLEGIRGALLRAQGYAALADDLLALALIDLVLLPLGLLLFRLAVNHARRVGSLMKY; this comes from the coding sequence ATGAGAAAGGCTCTCGCCTTCCTCAAGCGCGACTTCCTCATCGAGATCAGCTACCGCTTTAACTTCTTCCTCTCCCTGGCGGGGCTTGTCGTGACCATATCCGTGTTCTACTTCCTGGGCAAGATCGTCGACCCGGAAACGGTGCGGGATTCCGCCGGCGACTACTTCTCCTTCGCGCTGGTGGGGATGGCCATGGCCATGTACCTGCGCGCCGGCCTGGGCTCCTTCGCCGAGAGCGTGCGCGAGGAGCAGATGATGGGGACCCTTGAAGCCATGCTCGCCACGCCCACATCCCTCACCACCATCGTCCTCTCCTCCTCACTTTGGCGTTTCGTCTTCACCTCGCTTTCGGTCTTCGCCTTCCTGCTCGTGGGGGCGGCCTTCGGTGTGAGCTACGCGGGCGCCAACGTTGTAGCGGCCCTCATCCTGCTTGCCCTCACCGTCGCCGCCTATGCCGCCCTGGGGATAATCTCCGCCAGCTTCATCATAGTCTTCAAGCGCGGCGACCCTGTGAACTGGGTCGTGAGCAGCCTCTCCATCCTTCTGGGAGGTGTCTTCTATCCTCTCTCCGTCCTGCCCGGATGGCTGCAGGCCCTGGCGCGCCTTCTGCCCATTACCTGGTCACTTGAGGGGATACGGGGAGCGCTGCTGCGTGCCCAGGGTTACGCGGCCCTCGCCGACGACTTGCTGGCCCTGGCCCTCATCGACCTGGTGCTCCTTCCCCTGGGACTTCTTCTCTTCCGCCTGGCAGTAAACCACGCCCGCAGGGTCGGCAGTCTCATGAAGTACTGA
- a CDS encoding Zn-ribbon domain-containing OB-fold protein: MEETRIVNATWDLSTFRFRIEGSGLKRMLEAMKEARLVGSRCGRCGTVYLPANFYCRKCHVPVEEPAEVSDHGEVMSYTIGYADVRGNPLEVPNVSLMVKLDGSDTWIMGVGQEMKPEEVHIGMRVKVKWSEERTGSLQDMRSFVPE, translated from the coding sequence ATGGAAGAGACCAGGATCGTCAACGCCACGTGGGACCTCTCCACGTTCAGGTTCCGCATCGAGGGAAGCGGCCTTAAGCGCATGCTGGAGGCGATGAAGGAGGCCAGGCTGGTGGGCTCCCGGTGCGGCCGGTGCGGTACCGTTTACCTCCCGGCCAACTTCTACTGCCGCAAGTGCCACGTGCCCGTCGAAGAGCCGGCGGAGGTCAGCGATCACGGTGAAGTGATGAGCTACACCATCGGATACGCGGACGTGCGCGGCAATCCCCTCGAAGTGCCGAACGTCTCCCTCATGGTCAAGCTGGACGGGAGCGACACCTGGATCATGGGCGTGGGCCAGGAGATGAAGCCCGAGGAAGTGCACATCGGTATGCGGGTCAAGGTCAAGTGGAGCGAGGAGAGGACGGGCTCACTCCAGGACATGCGGAGTTTCGTCCCCGAGTGA